The window TCTTACACAGCCTTAATGTCAATTCTTTTTAATATCACAGAAATTTATAATTGCTCATCAATTGTTGTCCCTTTTGTTGTCTCTGATCTCTCAATAGCTTATCTTTAGTAATCTAAAAAAATATAAAGTGAGTAAAGTCAAGAGAACAACTGGTTCGATAAATTTCCGATTAAAAAAGGGTGCAAATATAGAGCAATCAATCTATATGGACTTTTCAAACGGTAGAGATTTTCGTTTAAAATATAGTATCGGATATGCAATTGATCCTAAGTATTGGGATTCTGCGAAAAAAAGAGTGAAGAATGTCGCTGTCGTTAGGAATAGTAATGAAATTAATGACTTAATGAGAGATTTAGAATCAGAGACTTTTGATTATGTGTCTGATTGTGACTCCAAACAGATTGCTTTTACTCGCAATGATTTAAAAGAGCATCTTAAACGATTTACAAATAAGTCTAGTGAGATTATTGAAGAGCAAGAGCCAACAACTTTTTTAGAATTTATCGAGAGTCACATCAATAGAAAAGAAAAAGAGCTGCCTGTTTCTAAGGGAAGGTCAATAAGTGCTACTGTTAGTACTTACAAGCAGACTCAAAACCATCTCATACAATTTGAAAAAGAGTCTGGTTATAAACTTGATTTTAATACTATTGATGAGGAGTTTTACTCAGAGTTTTTGGACTATATGAATAATAAAACGTATGGGAAGGATGATGATAAGTATTATAGTATCAATACTATTGGGAAACAGATAAAAAACCTTATTGGGTTTATGAATGCTGCATTATATGCTGAGTTACATACTAATTTCAAGTTTAAAAAGTTTAAGGTTTCTAAAGAAACGACTACGGCAGTTTTTCTAACAATGGATGAACTGATAACACTCTACAAAACTGAATTAGATAAAACTCATTATATTTTAGCAAGAGATGTATTCTTAATTGGTTGTGAAATTGGACAGCGTATTAGCGATTATCACGACTTAGCAAGTCAAGAGATTCAAATTAATGATGGGGTTAATTACATAAAGATTAAACAAGAAAAGACAGGGAAAGAAGTCCTATGTAGAATTACGCCTGTCATCCAACAAATCATGGATGATAGATATAATGGCGAATTACCACCTAAGATTGCTCCTCAGAAATTGAATGATTATATTAAAAAAGTAGCTCAAAAAGCAAAAATCAATCGAAAAATAAAAACTGAACAGACAATTGGAGGTAAAAAAATTACAAAATATACTGAAAAGTACAAACTCATAATGAGCCATACAGCCCGTAGAACCTTTTGCACACTTAAATATAAATCTGGTATGGATGTCCATCATATTATGGAGTTAAGTGGACATACTACAACAAAAGAGTTTTTAAAATACATCAGAGCTCCTAAAGACGATATAATAGCTCAAATAACAAGCACGAAAGAGTTTGAAAGCACTTCTATACCTATTGAGTAAATCATGAAAATAAACAATGATATAGACCATAACCTTGACTTTGACTCTTTAGTAAGGAATTTATTTTGGATTGACTCTGACATTAGACTGATTTCATTTTTTACCTCTTTATATTGTCTTCCTATGCCGATAGCAGGTTCATTGGATACAATAAATCCTTCATTGTATAAAAAAATACTAGAAGGTAGAATGATTGAGGAAATGCTTGCTGAGTATGAGAAAATGGAATCACAAGTTATTTTAGAGTGTCTTTATAGAAAGTATAGGAGAAGGTATATGAAGGCTGAATTCATAAATAATCTAAGAGATTTCAAAATCAGGTTTTATCAAAATAAGAGTTTGAAGAAATCAACTTTCGCAAATGAGTATATAGAGGAATTAATAGAACTTCAAGAGAAAATACATAAACATATCTCTAGCTATGGTAATTCGTTTTCTGAGATCAATCAAACTCATTTTTCTTTGAATCCGATGAAATTATATGACATTAGAGGGCTTAGGGCGGACTTAGTAAATAACAATCTTATTTCACCGAAGACCAAAACTGTCAATCTTCGACAAATTTTTATTTATCGAAAAAACCGAGTTCAGATTAATTGGATTGGTGGAAAAAATAAACTCGCTTGTTTTTTAAAGTTAATGAAAGGTAAAGATGCTTTTTTAAATAACTATATCTACTCAATAGCTAAATATATTTTTACCATTGAGGGAAACAAGATTGACAATCTAGTTCATCCAAAATCTAAAGACTATAAAAAGTATAGGGATAATATATCGGCTTTAATAGACCAAAATATATGTCTAAAAGATAAAAGGAACCGATCGTCTTTTTTATCTGACCAAAAGCAAAGTATTAAAAATCAGTAGTTAATGTGATTTTAGCCATTGGTCTTCCCCCCGAACTATTAAATTTTTTAAAATTCACTCTTGTCTGATTGAATAGTTTTGTACCATAATTTAAAAACAATTTATTATGAGCGAAATCGCTATTTCCCGACAAGGGACACAGAACGCCATCAATCTTGTGATTGACTCAATGGCTCAACTATTTTCTGAAA is drawn from Nonlabens dokdonensis DSW-6 and contains these coding sequences:
- a CDS encoding tyrosine-type recombinase/integrase, yielding MSKVKRTTGSINFRLKKGANIEQSIYMDFSNGRDFRLKYSIGYAIDPKYWDSAKKRVKNVAVVRNSNEINDLMRDLESETFDYVSDCDSKQIAFTRNDLKEHLKRFTNKSSEIIEEQEPTTFLEFIESHINRKEKELPVSKGRSISATVSTYKQTQNHLIQFEKESGYKLDFNTIDEEFYSEFLDYMNNKTYGKDDDKYYSINTIGKQIKNLIGFMNAALYAELHTNFKFKKFKVSKETTTAVFLTMDELITLYKTELDKTHYILARDVFLIGCEIGQRISDYHDLASQEIQINDGVNYIKIKQEKTGKEVLCRITPVIQQIMDDRYNGELPPKIAPQKLNDYIKKVAQKAKINRKIKTEQTIGGKKITKYTEKYKLIMSHTARRTFCTLKYKSGMDVHHIMELSGHTTTKEFLKYIRAPKDDIIAQITSTKEFESTSIPIE